The Myxococcales bacterium sequence TTCAAGACCGGCGATTTGGGTGAATATTCCAGGGACGGATTCCTTCGTATAACCGGGCGAAGGAAGGAGGTTATCGTCACATCGGGCGGTAAGAAAATAGTTCCGACGATGATAGAGGAGGCGCTTTCGGCCTCTCCGTATATCGAGCATGTGATGGTATATGGGGATGAACGCCCCTATCTTACGGCACTTATCACGTTGAACCGTTCGAAGCTCTTGGCCTACCTGAGAAAACTCGGAGTCCACAGCGATTCGGAATCTGACCTTGCTTTGAGCGACGATGTTCGAAGGGTAATCTGGAAACATGTCGAGGAGGTGAATGCAAATCTAGCTTCCTTTGAGACTATAAAGAAGATGGAGATAATCGACTCCTCTTTTACGATAGATGGGGGCGAACTGACTCCCACCTTGAAATTCCGACGTAATTTTATAGCGCTGAAATATCGAAGGCTAATCGATTCGATGTATTGATTCTTGCAAGTTGGCGTAAAATTGTGCATAACAGCCAAAAAACAGGGGGGAATTATGATATCAGCGGGTCAGCAAAATCAGGGGATGCCTCAGAAGCCTTCTGGCGGTGGGACCGAAACCGGATTAACGCCTAATATCGCAGGGCTTTTGTGCTACATCTGCGCTCCGATCACCGGAATTATCTTCATGCTCATCGAAAAGAGCAATAAGGATGTCCGCTTTCATGCGTGGCAGTCGATGATCTTTGGGGTGGCTTACATAGTCGCCATGATCGCCCTCCAGATTGTTGCTGCAATACTGGGAATGATCGCCAGCGTGTTGGGGATAATCGTCGGGTT is a genomic window containing:
- a CDS encoding DUF4870 domain-containing protein → MPQKPSGGGTETGLTPNIAGLLCYICAPITGIIFMLIEKSNKDVRFHAWQSMIFGVAYIVAMIALQIVAAILGMIASVLGIIVGFFVPILMLIAFILWIVCMVKAYQGERWRIPFLGDIAAKKAGLL